The genomic window AGGAAGCCCAAGTCTCCCCCTTTCCCTGCTCTCTTGAGGTGGACAAGGCAGGTAGGCCGTGGTGATGGCACAGTTTGACACCGAGTACCAGCGGCTGGAGGCCTCCTACAGTGACTCGCCCCCTGGAGAAGAAGACTTGCTAGTGCACGTCCCTGAGGGAAGCAAGTGTGAGTTCCCAGGGAGAGGGCTGTGGGGTGGAGGGGAGACCGGGCAGAGAAGGGTGGTCCTGACTTGCTTATTTCCACAGCACCCTGGCATCACATTGAAAACCTTGACCTCTTTTTCTCTCGGATATCCTTCCGTGTTGGGTTACGGGGGAGGAGAACGCCCAAACTCAGCCACTTTCCAAGCagactgaggaggaggaggaggaggaggaggaggggtggCATTGAGGCTGTGTCCCAGGAGCAGAGGTGGGAGATGCTTAAGGAGCGGAGATGTGGGTGGAAACGATGGCTTTGGGACCCACCTTTAGGGTGTCCTGGTCCCTCACTTACCCAAAGTGCTTCCTTAACGGCCACACGTCTATAACCTGCACCAGAAGAATGGCTTTACCTGCATGCTCATTGGGGAGATCTTTGAACTCATGTAAGTAGACTGCAGGGTGAAGAGCTTCAGCCTCCTGCTCCCAGTTCTCCCCTAACAGAGATAATGGAGCTGGCCCCCTTGCTGGGGCCACACACGCCCCCCTTCTGAGGCTTCTCCGTCCTGTCTCTCCCCTCAGCTGTcctttccatggtcctttgtggGTCTCCCGGGTCTCCCTGACACCAGAAGACAGAAGTACCCTCCTGCTCCTTTTCCCTCCTAGGCAGTTCCTCTTTGTGGTGGCCTTCACCACTTTTCTGGTTAGCTGTGTGGATTATGACATCCTCTTCGCTAACAAGATGGTGAATCACAGTTTGCATCCCAGCGACCCTGTCAAAGTCACCCTGCCGGACGCTTTCCTGCCTGCCCAGGTTTGCAGTGCCAGGTAAGGCCTTAGGGAGGAAGTCCTCCGTCCAGTTATTGGAACCTCAAGGCGGTGGCAATGAGTGACTTCAGAAATTCAAAATGTCAATTTAAGTTTAAGAGGCTTTTTGTCCTAACTATGCAGGACCCTATTGATAACAGGactatttgatgttttttttctctgaagatgCCCTTTTTCTGGCCTTTTCCCAAACTGTAATTTTTCACTTACAGCATCACGTTCTCTTTGTGGAAAATTTTCTCTGGGAAATAGAAGTTTAAGCCTAAATGCCAGCCTTAGTAATGTTATGTTTTCTCTTGTAATCATAAAGCTGTCACTTGTTCTTCAGCACATTaggcttgtttttttcttaaggcCGGTCAGTGCACATCAAGGCGAAAACTTGTGGCCACATTggctactgtcatacaatcggtAGTGGGTAGGAGGCCAGCATGGAATACATACTCAGATGTAGTGACAGGCCTGCAGAATGGCTTTGGGCCAGGTGGGCCAGGGTGCTCCATTCCTGTCCCCTTTTCCACCAGGATCCAAGAGAACGGCTCCCTCATCTCCATCCTGGTTATTGCTGGTGTCTTCTGGGTCCACCGACTCATCAAGTTCATCTACAATGTTTGCTGCTACtgggaaatccattccttctaCCTCCAGGCGCTGCGTATCCCTATGGTAAGACGGACTGGGAGGGGGGAGCATGGGAAGATGGTGACGGGACAAGAGCTCAGCTTCTGGGGCCGTGGCTTTTTCAGTCCACACTTCCGTACTGCACCTGGCAAGAGGTCCAGGCGCGGATCGTGCAGACGCAGAAGGAGCACCAGATCTGCATCCACAAGCGGGAGCTGACAGAGCTCGACATCTACCACCGCATCTTGCGCTTCCAAAACTACATGGTGGCGCTCGTCAACAAGTCCCTCTTGCCACTGCGTTTCCGGCTGCCCGGCCTGGGAGAAGCCGTCTTCTTCACGCGCGGCCTCAAGTACAACTTTGAGCTCATTCTGTTTTGGGGGCCCGGCTCTCTGTTTCTTAACGAATGGAGCCTGAAGGCCGAGTACAAGCGCGGTGGTCAGCGCCTGGAGCTGGCCCAGCGCCTCAGCACCCGCATCCTCTGGATTGGCATTGCCAACTTCCTGCTCTGCCCCCTCATCCTGATCTGGCAGATTCTCTATGCCTTTTTCAGCTACACAGAGGTGCTGAAACGGGAGCCGGGGGCCCTGGGTGCCCGCTGCTGGTCCCTCTACGGCCGGTGCTACCTTCGGCACTTCAACGAGCTGGAGCACGAGCTGCAGTCGCGCCTCAACCGGGGCTACAAGCCGGCCTCCAAATACATGAACTGCTTTCTTTCTCCCCTACTCACGCTGCTGGCCAAGAACGGCGCCTTCTTTGCCGGTTCCATCCTGGCGGTGCTCATCGCCCTCACCATCTATGATGAGGACGTGCTGGCCGTCGAGCACGTGCTCACGACCGTTACCCTCCTGGGGGTCGCGGTCACTGTCTGCAGGTGAGCAGGAGTGCGGGACGGAGGGAGGAGACGGAAGCAAAGGCGGCCGTGGAAGGCGGGTCGGCTGGGAGGGATCACCAGGACGCCATCTCTTCCAGGTCATTCATACCCGATCAGCACATGGTCTTCTGCCCCGAGCAACTGCTGCGAGTGATCTTGGCCCACATCCACTACATGCCTGACCACTGGCAGGGGAATGCCCACCGCTCTCAGACTCGGGACGAGTTTGCCCAGCTCTTTCAGTATAAGGCGGTGAGTGGGGCCGAGGTTAGGGCTGTGATGGCAGCCGCGGGAAGCGTAGGGAGGAGGCTGGCGCCCCTGGATCTCTCTGGAATCCTTGCAGCTCCCTGATCCCCAGCCCCTTCCACTTCAGGTATTCATTGTGGAAGAGCTGCTGAGTCCCATTGTCACACCTCTCATCTTAATCTTCTGCTTGCGCCCACGTGCCCTGGAAATAATCGACTTCTTCCGAAACTTCACTGTGGAAGTTGTTGGAGTTGGGGACACTTGCTCTTTTGCTCAGATGGACGTTCGACAGCACGGTCATCCTCAGGTAATCCAGAGTGCCCATGGATATCCCCATCATTGTTGGTGGTTCCATCTCATGCCCCCCAGCAAGTTACAGAGCCACTGATTTGGCTGCCCATGGAGTAGGGAGAGGACTGTCACAGCAGGGATGAGGGCAGGGGTCCAAGTGTGGAGAGAACCACAGCTTCTCTGATTGACCGTTTTCTCCATCTGCAGTGGATGTCTGGGGGCCAGACGGAGGCCTCAGTTTACCAGCAGGCAGAGGATGGGAAGACAGAGCTGTCACTTATGCACTTTGCCATCACTAATCCTGGCTGGCAGCCACCTCGTGAGAGCACGGCCTTCCTGGGTTTCCTCAAGGAACAAGTTCAGCGAGATGGAGCTGCAGCTGGGGTCCCCTCAGGGGGACCCCTTCCTGAAAATGCTCTTTTCACTTCTATCCAGTCCTTACAGTCCGAGTCAGAGGTAtgtcttgaaaattaaaagttcaaACGTGGCAGTGTCCACCTACTCTGGATGCTTTGGGTGGACAGAAGCCCTTCTTGGTGCACATGGCACCAGAGTCCCATCCAGGCCAGCCTTTTCAGACATGGGGCCTCGGGACTGTGAGGTCTGGAGTTGGGCAAGATCCGAACTTTTccaccttccctcctttcccttggAGAACAGGGGGGATCTTGTCTTCCTTGGAGCCTTCTGACTCCTCCTCTTCTTTGCAGCCACTAAGCCTGATTGCAAACGTGGTGGCGGGTTCGTCATGCCGAGGCCCCCCACTGCCCCGGGAGCTGCAGGGCTCCAGACACCGGGCTGAAGTTGCCTCTGCCCTTCGGTCTTTCTCCCCACTGCAGCCAAGCCAGGGCCCCACAGCCCGAGCGCCTGGTACTCTGAGTGGCTCAGGGTGAGGAGCAGCGAGAAGGCCGAGCTCCTAAGGGGGCTCTCCTTCGGTGGGGAGGGTGGTGAGGGGAGGGGACCAACTCGAGGGGCTTGGTCTGGGTCTCTGGAGGAAGGAACAGCGGGAGCATAGAGAGCACTGCTTTGGAGAAGCAGATTCCTCCGGCTCTAGTGATAGAGCTGTGTTCTGGGGATACGGGGGACAGGGTGGACGCCCGGACAGCCAGTTCTGGAAGCAGCGTGTGGGAGGGGCAGCTGCAGAGCCTCGTGCTATCTGAATATGCTTCCACAGAGATGAGCCTTCATGCCCTCTACATGCACCAGGTTAGCGGGTTGGGACTCAGGGCACAGGATGGGAATGCGGGGGCCTGGAAACCACTAGTCTGGGGAATGGCAAACTTGGCAATACAAGGGTTGGTGTGGAGGGGGGGGGTTTTCTCCAGTGCCATGCTGCTTGAGCCCCTTGTTGCCCACAGTTGCACAAACAGCAAGCACAGGCAGAACCAGAGCGGCACGTGTGGCACCGACGGGAGAGTGACGAAAGTGGCGAGAGTGCCCCCGAAGAAGGAGTCGAGGGCTCTCGGGCCCCTCCCAGCCTCCCACGCTCCGCCAGTTACCCTTGTGCTGCTCCTCGGCCCGGAGCCCCAGAAACTACTGCTCTTCAGGGGGCCTTCCAGCGGCGCTATGGGGGGATCACTGGTGAGGACAAGGCTCATGGAGGGAGGAGAGGGTTGTGGGAATAAGACAACTGGGGCATCCCAAGATGAGCAGCAAATCAATGATTGCCTCAGTCTCTTTATGTAAAATTGCAATTCTGGGGTGACGACTCATGGAGTAGTTCCTACCCACACAAGAGCACAAGTGAGAGTAGCGTACCCCACAATTAGGTTGGGCAGCCCCATGCCTTCCCACTGCTCACGGCACCTTGACTGGGGTTCTCTTCTCTAGATTCGGGCTCTGCACCCCGGGCTCCCTCTCACTTCTCCCGCCTCCCCCTCGGAGGG from Sminthopsis crassicaudata isolate SCR6 chromosome 3, ASM4859323v1, whole genome shotgun sequence includes these protein-coding regions:
- the ATG9A gene encoding autophagy-related protein 9A; the encoded protein is MAQFDTEYQRLEASYSDSPPGEEDLLVHVPEGSKSPWHHIENLDLFFSRVYNLHQKNGFTCMLIGEIFELMQFLFVVAFTTFLVSCVDYDILFANKMVNHSLHPSDPVKVTLPDAFLPAQVCSARIQENGSLISILVIAGVFWVHRLIKFIYNVCCYWEIHSFYLQALRIPMSTLPYCTWQEVQARIVQTQKEHQICIHKRELTELDIYHRILRFQNYMVALVNKSLLPLRFRLPGLGEAVFFTRGLKYNFELILFWGPGSLFLNEWSLKAEYKRGGQRLELAQRLSTRILWIGIANFLLCPLILIWQILYAFFSYTEVLKREPGALGARCWSLYGRCYLRHFNELEHELQSRLNRGYKPASKYMNCFLSPLLTLLAKNGAFFAGSILAVLIALTIYDEDVLAVEHVLTTVTLLGVAVTVCRSFIPDQHMVFCPEQLLRVILAHIHYMPDHWQGNAHRSQTRDEFAQLFQYKAVFIVEELLSPIVTPLILIFCLRPRALEIIDFFRNFTVEVVGVGDTCSFAQMDVRQHGHPQWMSGGQTEASVYQQAEDGKTELSLMHFAITNPGWQPPRESTAFLGFLKEQVQRDGAAAGVPSGGPLPENALFTSIQSLQSESEPLSLIANVVAGSSCRGPPLPRELQGSRHRAEVASALRSFSPLQPSQGPTARAPGTLSGSGVDARTASSGSSVWEGQLQSLVLSEYASTEMSLHALYMHQLHKQQAQAEPERHVWHRRESDESGESAPEEGVEGSRAPPSLPRSASYPCAAPRPGAPETTALQGAFQRRYGGITDSGSAPRAPSHFSRLPLGGWAEDGQSASRHPEPVPEEGSEDELPPQVHKV